The following are encoded in a window of Prochlorococcus marinus str. MIT 1013 genomic DNA:
- a CDS encoding ammonium transporter, with translation MLRTRIGKIGIALLAVPALQLIFASFLPANATESNLSAADNTLILTSSALVLLMTPGLAFFYGGFTQAKNVLNTMAMSFVMMGIATLVWSTIGFSLAFSDGGASNAFIGNPSTYAFLENLPSNWEGLQIPGLSFALFQGMFAIITPALISGALVERISFRFWCFFTPIWILLVYAPLAHMVWGGGLLGKDLDFAGGTVVHISSGVSALVLAGLIGSRSNWPKGIKPPHDITQILIGTGLLWFGWFGFNGGSQLSVSGAELPFTTTHVSAAAGLVAWALIESIKDGKSTAVGMATGAVAGLVGITPAAGFVSPGSGMLIGAITSALCYLSVQLKIKLSFDDSLDTFAVHGVGGTAGALLTGFFAKSELIASHPAGLVLEEQGRMALISGQFQAVLIAYGIAAIGTFVIAIVLKSLGCNFRVNNSEEQSGLDISQHGEEAYMEKTGSPSAT, from the coding sequence TTGTTACGAACTCGTATCGGAAAGATAGGAATCGCGTTATTAGCGGTGCCAGCACTTCAGCTAATTTTTGCGTCATTCCTTCCTGCTAATGCAACCGAATCAAATCTTTCAGCTGCAGACAATACATTGATATTGACTTCATCAGCTCTGGTTCTGCTGATGACACCAGGTCTTGCATTCTTTTATGGAGGTTTTACTCAGGCCAAGAATGTTCTCAACACAATGGCAATGAGCTTTGTGATGATGGGAATCGCAACCCTTGTTTGGTCAACAATTGGATTTAGTCTTGCTTTCTCTGATGGAGGCGCATCCAATGCATTCATAGGAAATCCATCAACCTATGCGTTTTTAGAAAATCTTCCCTCTAACTGGGAGGGGTTACAAATTCCAGGTCTAAGTTTTGCACTCTTTCAAGGGATGTTTGCAATTATCACTCCTGCTTTGATATCAGGAGCACTTGTCGAAAGAATAAGTTTCCGTTTTTGGTGCTTCTTTACTCCAATCTGGATTTTGCTTGTTTACGCACCTCTAGCTCATATGGTTTGGGGAGGAGGATTGCTTGGTAAAGATTTAGATTTCGCAGGAGGAACAGTAGTTCATATAAGCTCAGGCGTCTCTGCTTTAGTTCTTGCTGGATTAATAGGTTCTCGTAGTAATTGGCCCAAAGGAATCAAACCACCACACGACATTACTCAAATATTAATAGGAACTGGTTTGCTCTGGTTTGGTTGGTTCGGATTTAATGGTGGAAGTCAATTAAGCGTGAGTGGTGCAGAACTGCCTTTCACAACTACTCATGTTTCTGCCGCTGCTGGATTAGTTGCTTGGGCCTTAATTGAGTCAATAAAAGATGGTAAGTCAACTGCTGTAGGAATGGCTACGGGTGCAGTAGCTGGATTAGTCGGGATAACTCCAGCTGCTGGGTTCGTTAGTCCAGGAAGCGGAATGTTGATAGGTGCTATTACCTCGGCCCTTTGTTATTTATCCGTACAATTAAAAATCAAATTATCTTTTGATGATTCCTTAGATACATTTGCTGTGCATGGTGTGGGTGGAACAGCAGGTGCTCTTCTTACTGGGTTCTTTGCGAAATCAGAGTTAATAGCTTCTCATCCAGCAGGATTAGTACTTGAAGAGCAAGGTCGCATGGCATTGATTTCAGGTCAATTTCAAGCTGTCTTAATCGCATATGGAATAGCTGCAATTGGAACATTTGTAATTGCAATAGTTTTGAAATCACTAGGTTGCAATTTCAGAGTAAACAATAGCGAAGAGCAATCAGGATTAGATATCTCTCAACACGGAGAGGAGGCATATATGGAGAAGACTGGATCTCCAAGTGCGACATGA
- a CDS encoding high light inducible protein, translating to MTSQNNNNSRNIDPEKVTAERLNGYAALFGCIALVGAYATTGQIIPGFV from the coding sequence ATGACTTCTCAAAATAACAACAACAGCAGAAACATCGATCCTGAAAAGGTAACCGCTGAAAGACTTAACGGCTACGCAGCATTGTTTGGATGCATCGCTTTAGTTGGTGCTTATGCAACAACAGGCCAAATCATTCCAGGTTTTGTTTAA
- a CDS encoding high light inducible protein — protein MQPSNKTILERSIGRPAMMAFVLLTGIYLTTGQLIPGVV, from the coding sequence ATGCAACCATCTAACAAAACAATCCTAGAAAGAAGCATCGGCAGACCAGCCATGATGGCATTCGTTCTACTAACAGGTATCTACCTAACAACCGGTCAACTTATCCCAGGTGTTGTTTAA
- a CDS encoding high light inducible protein produces the protein MTTSTKTSSPQVITEYGKQNIFGRETQPQLVEDYTSYPEEAEKTNGRWAMIGMISLLVSYFSTGQIIPGIF, from the coding sequence ATGACAACTTCTACTAAGACATCTTCACCTCAGGTAATTACTGAGTACGGCAAGCAAAACATCTTTGGCCGTGAGACACAACCTCAGCTTGTAGAGGATTACACCAGCTATCCAGAAGAAGCAGAAAAGACAAATGGCCGTTGGGCAATGATAGGAATGATCAGTCTTTTGGTTTCTTACTTCTCAACAGGTCAAATCATTCCTGGAATCTTTTGA
- a CDS encoding DUF3764 family protein produces the protein MATEITVLDFKLSNTFEEYCTHMKAPEQQAMFKEMGVKTFYIGQCKDDPKRATVMFEGPENILYDIFTNPETKTIVEASGHIYEPTTITRWINTCPNC, from the coding sequence ATGGCAACTGAAATCACCGTTTTAGACTTCAAGTTGAGCAATACATTTGAAGAATACTGCACTCATATGAAGGCTCCTGAACAACAAGCAATGTTCAAGGAAATGGGTGTGAAGACTTTTTATATCGGCCAATGCAAGGACGATCCCAAAAGAGCAACCGTTATGTTTGAGGGACCTGAAAATATTTTATATGACATCTTCACCAATCCAGAGACAAAAACAATAGTTGAGGCATCAGGTCATATTTACGAGCCAACAACAATAACTCGATGGATCAATACTTGCCCTAATTGCTAG
- a CDS encoding site-specific integrase, which yields MPRINNQEYWAVGLRKGVSKLAKGWTVEEARGNVRLVIRVPDTPKQSVVLPFAWNELAADDAYIRVRNIFVTMREEGRDLKTAAQITSGDAPKLQTEHDWRGAIDRFKIQKTKHGKTVKEVTWAKKYEPVVTDAVDLLEKGKASNPETLIDLCIRNWEAGSRTRQERARNLVQFLKHCVYREKFPVAWIPTTELKDHIGEKKTDSVSNAGDPITDQQIINLINSFPDTDNANKWADAVRLMSELGLRPIELNFLSVKTDRKTGKPYWWCSYQKRSGGGTTKPRQVHPLPLVDDQGEVQQWNLMKRWQAKMIPLPSCEKQNALKDFLRKQPYWNSLKEELKANDENLKPYSLRHSYSLRGHQRNIDGGSMASSMGHSYECHCREYSWASKEGTESAFEKANKTLAMAA from the coding sequence ATGCCAAGGATAAATAATCAAGAATATTGGGCGGTTGGTCTAAGAAAAGGAGTCTCAAAACTCGCTAAAGGTTGGACTGTTGAAGAAGCTCGCGGAAATGTACGTCTTGTTATCAGGGTTCCTGACACTCCAAAGCAATCAGTTGTTTTGCCTTTTGCATGGAATGAATTAGCCGCTGATGATGCATATATAAGAGTCAGGAATATTTTCGTCACGATGAGAGAAGAGGGTCGAGACTTAAAAACGGCTGCTCAAATTACATCTGGTGACGCTCCTAAATTACAAACCGAGCACGACTGGAGAGGAGCGATAGATAGATTCAAAATTCAAAAGACCAAACACGGGAAAACAGTTAAAGAGGTTACATGGGCAAAAAAATATGAACCAGTAGTGACCGATGCGGTGGATTTATTAGAGAAAGGGAAAGCTAGCAACCCTGAAACTTTGATTGATCTTTGCATCCGCAATTGGGAAGCAGGCAGTAGGACAAGACAAGAAAGAGCAAGAAACCTTGTTCAATTTCTCAAGCATTGTGTTTATCGAGAAAAGTTCCCTGTTGCGTGGATTCCTACAACAGAGCTAAAAGATCACATTGGAGAGAAGAAAACAGATTCAGTTTCTAATGCGGGTGATCCAATCACAGATCAACAAATCATTAACTTGATTAATTCTTTTCCTGATACCGACAATGCGAATAAATGGGCTGATGCTGTTCGACTAATGAGCGAATTAGGTCTTAGGCCAATTGAATTAAATTTCCTTTCTGTTAAAACTGATCGCAAAACTGGGAAACCTTATTGGTGGTGTTCTTATCAAAAGCGCAGCGGCGGCGGCACTACTAAGCCTCGACAAGTTCATCCGCTTCCATTGGTCGATGATCAAGGCGAGGTTCAGCAGTGGAACCTTATGAAACGCTGGCAAGCGAAAATGATTCCTTTGCCTTCATGCGAGAAACAAAACGCTTTAAAAGATTTCTTGAGAAAGCAACCCTATTGGAACTCATTAAAAGAAGAGCTAAAAGCAAATGATGAGAATTTAAAACCATATTCACTAAGGCACTCATACAGTCTTCGAGGACATCAACGAAATATTGACGGCGGCTCAATGGCCTCATCGATGGGTCACAGTTATGAATGTCATTGTCGTGAATATTCATGGGCATCTAAAGAAGGAACAGAAAGTGCATTTGAAAAGGCCAACAAAACCCTTGCTATGGCGGCGTAG
- a CDS encoding helix-turn-helix domain-containing protein yields the protein MKNWVTTKEALEYLKVSESTLYQLRRKGILKANIDWRRKFPDSRSNLLYDLEQCEKTLEARFEANAETLELAKA from the coding sequence ATGAAAAACTGGGTAACGACCAAGGAGGCTCTTGAGTATTTAAAAGTCTCAGAAAGCACTCTCTACCAACTACGTAGAAAAGGAATCCTTAAAGCAAATATCGACTGGCGCAGAAAGTTTCCTGATAGCCGTTCTAATCTCCTCTATGACCTAGAGCAATGTGAAAAGACCTTAGAAGCAAGGTTCGAGGCAAACGCCGAAACTCTTGAATTAGCAAAGGCTTAG
- a CDS encoding VapE domain-containing protein gives MSSEIIGIHLPNGWENGIRQKFAAGDLSKLLKDEFKSDLKFNLLTLEPEFKDQSLTSNFVDNFYVFLSEAGYMISKGAATDALLVSAHRNAFHPVVDYLEDIEKDDSIEPIDLEKVSTDYLGVDDPLSNSMLAMCLIGAVARALNRGVMFKHCCVLKGAQGIGKSSFWRILASPEWFCDTMQTKDQDLFLAIQTCWFYELQELDYMTSKHEQGKLKAWISSREDKFRLPYGRATDSHQRPSIFVGSCNRSDFLTDSTGNVRFWVIDIPDKIDLPKLKQDRNRIFKAAIKAYREDEKTYNKIGIALPDELQRKSDIRNLEFEAEHPFFSRLAEWTSRKVNQYPFTSEQALIGSGCRDETKLNPNDAKEAGNCLRKLGYIKDTHQQRDEEGKKQARRWRLPEWPNTKEALKIEMPRRFHHEI, from the coding sequence ATGTCTTCTGAAATTATTGGTATTCATCTACCTAACGGATGGGAAAACGGCATAAGACAAAAATTTGCTGCTGGCGATCTTTCAAAACTTCTTAAAGATGAATTTAAAAGCGATCTGAAATTTAACCTTTTAACGCTTGAGCCTGAATTTAAAGATCAATCACTAACCTCAAATTTTGTTGATAACTTCTATGTCTTCTTAAGCGAAGCGGGTTACATGATTAGCAAAGGGGCGGCCACTGATGCCTTATTAGTTTCTGCCCATCGAAACGCTTTTCATCCTGTTGTCGATTATTTAGAGGACATAGAAAAAGATGATTCTATTGAGCCTATCGATTTAGAAAAAGTCTCTACTGACTATTTAGGCGTTGATGATCCTCTCTCAAATTCAATGCTTGCAATGTGCCTTATTGGGGCTGTTGCTAGGGCGTTAAATCGCGGCGTTATGTTTAAACATTGTTGTGTTTTAAAAGGGGCTCAAGGTATAGGCAAAAGTAGTTTTTGGAGAATACTTGCTTCTCCTGAATGGTTTTGCGACACCATGCAAACCAAAGATCAAGACTTATTTCTAGCGATTCAAACTTGCTGGTTTTATGAACTTCAAGAGCTTGATTACATGACTTCTAAACATGAGCAAGGCAAGCTAAAAGCGTGGATCTCATCAAGAGAAGATAAGTTCAGACTGCCCTATGGAAGAGCCACAGATTCACATCAAAGGCCATCAATTTTTGTTGGTAGTTGTAATCGCTCGGACTTCTTAACTGACTCAACAGGTAACGTTCGTTTCTGGGTGATTGATATACCCGACAAGATAGATCTACCCAAATTAAAACAAGATCGAAATCGAATATTCAAAGCAGCGATTAAGGCATATCGAGAAGATGAAAAAACGTATAACAAAATTGGTATTGCTTTACCTGATGAGCTTCAAAGAAAATCAGATATTAGAAATTTAGAGTTTGAGGCTGAACATCCTTTCTTCTCTCGTCTAGCAGAATGGACAAGCCGAAAGGTTAATCAATATCCCTTTACTAGCGAGCAAGCATTGATCGGTTCAGGGTGTAGAGATGAGACAAAGCTAAATCCAAATGATGCTAAAGAAGCGGGTAACTGCTTAAGGAAACTTGGCTACATAAAAGACACTCACCAACAAAGAGATGAGGAAGGTAAAAAACAAGCGAGGCGATGGAGACTACCAGAATGGCCTAACACTAAAGAAGCATTAAAAATTGAAATGCCTAGACGATTCCATCACGAAATTTAA
- a CDS encoding prepilin-type N-terminal cleavage/methylation domain-containing protein: MTKTIRMDLTIRSKEEGFSLIELVVVVSVLSILASISIPSFFCLQRKSKASAALAAMRQIQKECMVKKLDSNSSATFYQGNLYSYQIQSDGSKSCSGAQTSGLINAIPDDTTTLPTFILETSNNLLTYSFKGSRGSNFNACLSAICGSYNNQSLEGLIMENSDVVFEGSLAKRGCSAYALVRGSSWTEANENAQKLGGFLTTPNNEGENKFLNETYGDMLSQPDPNWGYGMRAGAWIGLSSDSEGNLNWANDNELDEGYDSPYGAGQGDWNNEYHQRGTAGGFHLLMKDPSGHAERHGGLNGWWQEPIDPKEYYELADDAYWAYNWGIAEVPICD, encoded by the coding sequence ATGACAAAAACTATAAGAATGGACTTAACGATTAGATCTAAAGAAGAAGGATTTTCTTTAATTGAATTAGTTGTTGTTGTTTCTGTTCTTTCTATATTGGCTTCAATTTCAATTCCTTCTTTTTTTTGTTTACAGAGAAAATCAAAAGCTTCAGCTGCGTTAGCAGCTATGAGGCAAATACAAAAAGAATGTATGGTTAAAAAATTAGATTCAAATAGTTCAGCGACTTTTTATCAAGGCAATCTTTATTCTTACCAGATTCAGTCAGATGGTTCTAAAAGCTGTAGCGGAGCGCAAACGTCAGGTCTCATTAATGCAATACCAGACGATACAACAACTTTGCCTACTTTTATTCTTGAAACAAGTAATAATCTTTTGACTTATTCATTTAAAGGTTCCAGAGGGAGTAATTTTAATGCTTGTTTAAGTGCAATTTGTGGTTCTTATAATAACCAGTCTCTTGAAGGCTTAATAATGGAAAATAGTGATGTTGTATTTGAAGGTAGTTTGGCAAAGAGAGGTTGTTCTGCTTATGCATTGGTGAGAGGATCATCCTGGACAGAAGCAAATGAAAATGCCCAAAAACTAGGCGGATTTCTAACAACACCAAATAATGAAGGTGAAAATAAATTTTTAAACGAGACTTACGGTGACATGTTGTCTCAACCAGATCCTAACTGGGGTTATGGAATGCGTGCAGGAGCTTGGATTGGATTGAGTTCAGATTCAGAAGGTAATTTGAATTGGGCTAATGATAATGAATTAGATGAAGGTTATGACTCACCATATGGGGCAGGGCAAGGTGACTGGAATAATGAATATCATCAGAGAGGGACAGCAGGAGGGTTTCATTTGTTAATGAAGGATCCATCTGGTCATGCTGAGCGTCATGGTGGATTAAATGGATGGTGGCAAGAACCAATTGACCCTAAAGAATATTACGAATTAGCAGATGATGCTTATTGGGCTTACAACTGGGGGATTGCAGAGGTCCCAATATGTGATTGA